A single genomic interval of Zingiber officinale cultivar Zhangliang chromosome 4A, Zo_v1.1, whole genome shotgun sequence harbors:
- the LOC121970645 gene encoding 5' exonuclease Apollo-like isoform X3, producing MYLFHGTFGWVLYTGDFRWELSSERSQLAKRMLLDVLQGNAIDVLYMDNTYCNPSFSFPPREVATKQVIDIIVTHPDHDIVIGIDNLGKEELLVNISKALNIKIRVWPERLRTMHLLGYKDVFTTNTSLTRVRAIPRYSFTFETIDGLNQLHPTIGIMPSGLPWLLDASKNTTLYASPLKSHQSEASPDLLQDMPHARKLKHNAYCVPYSEHSCFSEIAEFIKVLQPSNISGIVSSTYIYINPRYYFSHVDRYLSDKSCESSKSEVNQMGSSSGCQPSLKVRKEWKIKYVSPRPSVLVRRVSRLPRARRGAKIQESDSRSGS from the exons ATGTACTTGTTTCATGGAACATTTGGATGGGTGCTGTATACTGGAGATTTTAGGTGGGAACTTTCATCTGAAAGGTCACAATTGGCAAAGAGGATGCTTCTTGATGTTCTCCAAGGCAATGCAATTGATGTCCTTTATATGGATAACACCTACTGCAATCcatctttttcttttcctcctcgAGAAGTAGCTACTAAGCAA GTAATTGATATAATTGTTACGCATCCTGACCATGACATCGTCATTGGTATCGATAATCTTGGAAAAGAAGAGCTACTGGTCAATATATCCAAAGCTCTGAATATAAAG ATTCGTGTCTGGCCTGAACGTTTGCGAACCATGCACCTTCTTGGATACAAGGACGTATTCACAACAAACACTTCTCTCACAAGAGTACGAGCTATTCCTAGATATAGTTTTACCTTTGAAACAATTGATGGATTGAATCAGTTGCATCCCACCATTGGAATTATGCCTTCTGGTTTACCATGGTTGTTAGACGCCTCAAAAAACACCACTCTTTACGCATCTCCTCTAAAGAGTCATCAGTCCGAAGCTTCCCCAGACCTGCTACAAGACATGCCACATGCTAGAAAGTTGAAGCATAATGCCTACTGTGTTCCATATTCTGAGCACTCATGCTTCTCTGAGATTGCAGAATTCATCAAGGTATTGCAGCCATCCAATATTTCTGGGATTGTCTCTTCAACCTATATTTATATCAACCCTCGTTACTACTTCAGTCATGTAGACCGATATCTCTCTGACAAATCATGTGAGAGCTCTAAATCTGAAGTCAACCAAATGGGATCATCCAGTGGATGCCAACCTTCTTTGAAAGTGAGAAAAGAATGGAAGATCAAATATGTTAGTCCGAGGCCAAGTGTGCTTGTAAGACGAGTCTCTAGATTGCCAAGGGCAAGGCGTGGTGCAAAGATTCAGGAAAGTGACTCGCGTTCGGGTTCTTAA
- the LOC121970644 gene encoding lysine-specific demethylase JMJ25-like — translation MPQPRRLYDDSDAVPGEGDAFRCRRSDGKKWRCRKRVMDGLSFCEYHYVQIRANLERHKASAANPRNRARKAEAPAEEDPIAAAPKRRRVKRAAEKERQKGEEEDKEAGTTRVLPNGLMTIVATTSPSGGHGGYESGSVGPKVGVEEGRLLTRRRIRSKNAEPIPVATIKKIPCGKKRICHSCREKNVLGMVRCLSCRKRSFCSRCLKKRYSGMLEKEAKTACPVCRGCCDCKACSSIRPNDDRKELVNGQMKFKKREHTNCHEISQIQEPTNDRNKYKNTEHAYNLISQLLPLLKNIYLNQLNELEMIEPHREVGFSGISLQVDEPHNEIAKCNCCRISLVDFHRSCSRCSYKLCLSCYQKMPNETASPAHASDSPDEMKQILSTGVPSDNSSLSTIKSGSKEGEQSLSCPHTQLGGCSNGLLKLNFTMPFCSKYLRKTVEDAAAFSSDRPRGLHPPCCSDQKIGQFTISLQEASHL, via the exons ATGCCGCAGCCGCGCCGCCTCTACGACGACTCCGACGCCGTTCCCGGAGAAGGAGATGCATTCCGATGCCGTCGGAGCGACGGCAAAAAATGGCGCTGCCGCAAGCGCGTCATGGACGGCCTTAGCTTCTGCGAGTACCACTACGTCCAGATCCGGGCCAACCTCGAGAGGCACAAGGCCTCCGCCGCAAATCCGCGAAATCGCGCGAGGAAGGCGGAAGCACCGGCGGAGGAGGATCCGATCGCGGCCGCGCCGAAGCGGCGGCGGGTGAAACGGGCGGCGGAGAAAGAGAGGCAGAAGGGGGAGGAGGAGGACAAGGAGGCCGGGACGACGAGGGTTCTTCCTAATGGATTGATGACCATCGTCGCCACCACGTCTCCTTCTGGTGGTCACGGGGGCTACGAGAGCGGCTCCGTAGGCCCCAAGGTAGGGGTTGAGGAAGGCCGCTTGCTCACCAGGCGGCGCATTCGTTCCAAGAACGCGGAGCCGATTCCGGTGGCGACGATCAAG AAAATTCCTTGTGGAAAGAAGAGGATCTGCCACAGTTGTAGAGAGAAGAACGTATTGGGCATGGTCCGGTGTTTAAGCTGCAGGAAGAGGTCATTTTGCTCTCGTTGCTTAAAGAAGAG GTACTCTGGTATGCTCGAAAAGGAAGCGAAGACTGCCTGCCCGGTTTGCCGGGGTTGCTGTGATTGCAAAGCATGTTCAAGTATTCGACCTAATGATGACCGTAAG GAACTTGTGAACGGTCAGATGAAATTTAAGAAGAGGGAGCACACCAACTGCCATGAGATTTCTCAAATACAA GAACCTACAAACGATCGGAACAAATATAAGAACACTGAGCACGCATATAACCTGATCTCTCAACTGCTTCCCTTGCTGAAGAACATATATCTAAACCAGTTAAATGAGCTGGAGATGATAGAACCACATCGAG AGGTTGGTTTTTCTGGCATAAGTCTTCAAGTTGATGAGCCTCACAATGAAATTGCCAAGTG TAATTGTTGCAGGATTTCACTTGTGGATTTTCACAGAAGCTGCTCAAGATGCTCTTACAAGCTTTGCTTAAGTTGTTACCAGAAGATGCCTAATGAAACTGCTTCCCCGGCACACGCAAGTGACTCTCCTGATGAGATGAAGCAGATTCTATCCACAGGTGTGCCGTCGGATAACTCATCTCTATCGACCAtcaaatccggaagcaaggaggGTGAGCAAAGCCTCTCCTGCCCTCACACACAGCTCGGAGGCTGCAGTAATGGTCTTCTCAAATTAAACTTCACCATGCCATTTTGTTCTAAATATCTCCGGAAAACTGTCGAAGATGCGGCGGCGTTCAGCAGCGATCGCCCTCGTGGCTTGCACCCTCCTTGTTGTTCAGATCAAAAGATTGGGCAATTTACTATTAGCCTGCAAGAAGCTTCTCACCTATGA
- the LOC121973573 gene encoding transcription factor bHLH123-like isoform X2: MMSNGGRCSWWSSADATELGGEAKPHPQSYDESSGSASGSSITFQELTPHSFIDSSSISWTQALLNGTERPETFLSMLQDQELGSRTCTDKQDHALVSAMDQDFLFQQYGFSHGDESINRSSVNPSSYCSWPKPLLNQEVNNQLQFITGTSTDANSIFHPPSRASKTTGGRKMSSVTHDACSSSSTKKTGGDQKRPRMEMASSPSPAFKVRKEKLGDRVTALQQLVSPFGKTDTASVLQEAIDYIKFLHDQIGVLSSPYFKDGLSRNQKQVPNLMQMINNPLREDYDAAKQLGLRRRGLCLVPITVLCPVTGETAGDFWHPTAALFGGSFR; this comes from the exons ATGATGAGCAATGGAGGCAGATGCAGCTGGTGGAGTTCTGCTGATGCAACAGAGTTGGGTGGTGAGGCTAAACCTCATCCCCAATCTTATGACGAGTCCTCAGGCTCAGCTTCCGGCAGCTCCATCACCTTCCAAGAACTCACCCCTCATTCTTTCATCGATTCCTCCTCCATCTCCTGGACTCAAGCCTTACT GAATGGGACTGAAAGGCCTGAGACTTTTCTCTCCATGTTGCAAGATCAAGAGCTCGGTTCGAGAACCTGCACCGACAAGCAAGATCATGCATTGGTTTCTGCCATGGATCAGGATTTTTTGTTTCAGCAGTACGGTTTCAGCCACGGTGATGAATCCATCAACCGCAGCAGTGTTAATCCAAGTTCGTATTGTTCATGGCCCAAACCTCTTCTAAACCAAGAGGTGAACAACCAGTTGCAGTTCATCACCGGCACCAGTACTGATGCCAATTCAATCTTCCATCCTCCTTCTCGAGCCTCCAAAACTACTGGTGGCAGAAAG ATGAGTTCAGTAACTCATGACGCatgctcttcttcctccaccAAGAAAACAGGAGGTGATCAGAAAAGGCCCCGGATGGAGATGGCTTCTTCCCCATCACCGGCCTTTAAG GTCAGGAAAGAGAAGCTAGGGGACAGAGTCACTGCCCTTCAGCAACTAGTTTCACCTTTCGGAAAG ACTGATACCGCATCAGTTCTCCAAGAAGCCATTGATTACATCAAATTCCTTCATGACCAAATTGGT GTTCTAAGTAGTCCCTACTTCAAAGATGGGCTTTCAAGGAATCAAAAACAGGTGCCAAACCTAATGCAGATGATCAACAATCCGTTGAGGGAGGACTACGATGCCGCGAAGCAGTTAGGACTGAGAAGGCGAGGACTATGCCTGGTCCCGATAACCGTTTTGTGCCCAGTGACCGGGGAGACGGCCGGTGATTTCTGGCACCCTACTGCAGCTTTGTTTGGAGGAAGCTTCAGATAG
- the LOC121970643 gene encoding WD repeat-containing protein 48-like gives MHRVASAGNTSNSTRPRKEKRLTYVLNDADNTKHCAGVNCLAVLNSSTPGSCDYLFTGSRDGTLKRWSLSKNDATYSATFESHVDWVNDAVMAGSNLVSCSSDTNLKIWNPLSDGVCTRTLRQHSDYIICLAAAEKNSNIVASAGLGGEVFIWDIDAALHPIAKFVDPKEDEHSNGTVGPPISSLRGISAGNNISFHNNQSGGYCPIAAKGHKESVYALAMNTSGTLLVSGGTEKVIRVWDPRTGSKVLKLRGHTDNIRALLLDSTGRFCLSGSSDSMIRLWDLGQQRCVHSYAVHTDSVWALASNPAFTHVYSGGRDQSLYLTDLSTRESLLLYTKEEHPILQMALQDDSIWIATTASSVHRLPAEGQNPQKVLERGGCFLAGNLSFTRARASLEGSAPVPLYKEPSFTISGIQGIVKYEILNNKRHVLTKDTAGSVKLWEITKGVVIEDYGKVSFDEKKEELFEMVSVPVWFTMDTRLGSLSVHLDTPQSFSAEMYAMDLNMSGAPEDLKINLAQETLRGLLVYWMAKRRHKAGSHASSNGDVTSTNDVVKNHPHSKIVVDDGSDNYNFGILPSFEFSTVSPPSIVTEGSHGGPWRKKITDLDGTEDEKDLPWWCMECVLNGRLPPRENTKCSFHLQACEGSNMQIITQGKLSAPRILRINKVINYVLEKMVLDKPLEGGSSDGSSGLGLSTRQSQVSSIGDVSLRSGMKPWQKTKPSMEILCNNQVLSPEMSLATVRAYIWKKPEDLILNYRVAQNK, from the exons ATGCACCGTGTGGCCAGTGCAGGTAACACCTCCAATTCAACACGCCCTCGGAAGGAGAAACGCTTGACATATGTTCTGAATGATGCAGATAACACAAAG CATTGTGCAGGTGTTAATTGTTTGGCTGTCCTAAATTCTAGTACTCCTGGTAGTTGTGATTATCTTTTCACGGGGAGCAGAGATGGGACATTGAAAAGATGGTCATTAAGTAAAAATGATGCTACCTATTCAGCTACATTTGAGTCCCATGTAGATTGG GTCAATGATGCAGTTATGGCTGGTAGCAACCTTGTTTCCTGTTCTTCAGACACCAACCTGAAG ATATGGAATCCCTTGTCTGATGGTGTTTGCACAAGAACTCTTCGTCAACATTCTGACTATATCATTTGTCTTGCTGCGGCTGAGAAAAAT AGCAATATAGTTGCCTCTGCGGGGCTTGGTGGTGAGGTTTTCATATGGGACATTGATGCAGCTCTCCATCCAATTGCAAAGTTTGTTGATCCGAAAGAAGACGAACATTCTAATGGGACAGTGGGACCTCCTATTTCAAGCCTACGGGGTATTAGTGCGGGAAACAACATATCTTTTCATAACAATCAATCTGGTGGATATTGTCCAATTGCTGCCAAAGGCCATAAGGAGTCAGTTTATGCCTTGGCAATGAATACCAGTGGAACCTTGCTTGTTTCTGGTGGAACTGAGAAG GTTATACGGGTTTGGGATCCAAGAACTGGTTCAAAAGTTCTAAAGCTTAGAGGGCATACCGACAATATCAGGGCTTTGCTTCTTGATTCCACAGGAAG ATTCTGCCTATCAGGTTCATCTGATTCAATGATCCG TCTATGGGATCTTGGTCAGCAACGCTGTGTGCATTCTTATGCTGTCCATACTGATTCTGTATGGGCTCTTGCCAGCAACCCAGCATTCACACATGTTTACAGTGGTGGGAGAGACCAATCT TTGTACCTGACAGACTTGTCTACAAGAGAAAGCCTTTTGCTCTACACAAAAGAAGAACACCCTATTTTACAGATGGCCTTACAGGATGACAGTATATGGATTGCGACTACAGCTTCGTCTGTACATAGGTTGCCAGCTGAAGGACAAAATCCACAAAAAGTTTTAGAAAGAGGCGGTTGCTTTTTAGCGGGAAATTTGTCTTTCACAAGGGCAAGAGCTTCTTTGGAAGGATCAGCCCCC GTTCCTTTATACAAAGAACCATCTTTCACCATTTCTGGAATACAAGGAATTGTAAAATATGAAATCTTGAACAACAAAAGACATGTGCTGACCAAG GATACAGCAGGTTCAGTTAAACTGTGGGAGATTACCAAGGGTGTTGTGATTGAGGACTATGGCAAG GTTtcttttgatgaaaagaaagaaGAGCTATTTGAAATG GTGAGTGTACCTGTATGGTTTACAATGGACACACGACTTGGAAGTTTGTCTGTCCATTTGGAtactcctcaaagcttttctgCTGAGATGTATGCCATGGACTTGAATATGTCAGGAGCACCAGAAGATCTCAAG ATAAACCTAGCTCAGGAGACACTCCGTGGTTTGTTGGTTTATTGGATGGCTAAAAGAAGGCATAAAGCTGGGTCACATGCTTCATCTAATGGAGATGTTACATCTACAAATGATGTTGTCAAAAATCACCCACACTCAAAAATTGTAGTGGATGATGGTTCAGACAACTACAATTTTGGTATTCTCCCTTCTTTTGAATTTTCTACAGTTTCACCTCCATCAATAGTTACAGAGGGTTCACATGGAGGTCCATGGAGAAAGAAGATCACAGATTTAGATGGAACAGAAGATGAGAAGGATCTTCCTTGGTGGTGTATGGAATGTGTTTTAAATGGCCGATTGCCTCCAAGAGAAAATACAAA GTGTAGTTTTCATTTGCAAGCTTGCGAAGGTTCCAATATGCAAATAATAACACAAGGCAAATTGAGTGCTCCACGGATACTGAGGATTAACAAA GTGATAAATTATGTACTGGAAAAGATGGTTCtcgacaaaccattggaaggtggAAGCTCTGATGGCTCATCTGGTTTGGGATTGAGTACAAGACAGTCTCAGGTTTCTTCAATCGGAGATGTCTCCCTCCGATCAGGGATGAAACCTTGGCAAAAGACAAAGCCAAGCATGGAAATCTTGTGCAATAACCAG GTGCTGTCACCCGAAATGAGTTTGGCCACAGTTCGAGCATATATATGGAAGAAGCCAGAAGACTTGATCTTGAACTACAGAGTGGCGCAGAACAAATAG
- the LOC121970645 gene encoding 5' exonuclease Apollo-like isoform X2 has protein sequence MEKGIVSIDRWNEGSQAYFLTHLHDDHTAGLSASWRRGPLFCSPITASLLPFRFRGFDVSLLRVIEVGATRALDLVSPTSGAPVRVLVTPIDAHHCPGALMYLFHGTFGWVLYTGDFRWELSSERSQLAKRMLLDVLQGNAIDVLYMDNTYCNPSFSFPPREVATKQVIDIIVTHPDHDIVIGIDNLGKEELLVNISKALNIKIRVWPERLRTMHLLGYKDVFTTNTSLTRVRAIPRYSFTFETIDGLNQLHPTIGIMPSGLPWLLDASKNTTLYASPLKSHQSEASPDLLQDMPHARKLKHNAYCVPYSEHSCFSEIAEFIKSCRPISL, from the exons ATGGAGAAGGGTATCGTCTCAATCGACCGGTGGAACGAGGGGAGCCAGGCGTACTTCCTCACGCACCTCCACGATGACCACACCGCGGGCCTCTCCGCCTCCTGGCGCCGCGGCCCGCTCTTCTGCTCCCCCATCACGGCCAGCCTCCTCCCCTTCAGGTTTCGCGGGTTCGACGTTTCCTTGCTTAGGGTTATCGAAGTCGGCGCCACCCGAGCCCTCGACCTCGTCTCCCCCACCTCTGGAGCACCGGTGCGGGTTCTCGTCACTCCCATCGATGCCCACCACTGCCCCG GTGCTCTGATGTACTTGTTTCATGGAACATTTGGATGGGTGCTGTATACTGGAGATTTTAGGTGGGAACTTTCATCTGAAAGGTCACAATTGGCAAAGAGGATGCTTCTTGATGTTCTCCAAGGCAATGCAATTGATGTCCTTTATATGGATAACACCTACTGCAATCcatctttttcttttcctcctcgAGAAGTAGCTACTAAGCAA GTAATTGATATAATTGTTACGCATCCTGACCATGACATCGTCATTGGTATCGATAATCTTGGAAAAGAAGAGCTACTGGTCAATATATCCAAAGCTCTGAATATAAAG ATTCGTGTCTGGCCTGAACGTTTGCGAACCATGCACCTTCTTGGATACAAGGACGTATTCACAACAAACACTTCTCTCACAAGAGTACGAGCTATTCCTAGATATAGTTTTACCTTTGAAACAATTGATGGATTGAATCAGTTGCATCCCACCATTGGAATTATGCCTTCTGGTTTACCATGGTTGTTAGACGCCTCAAAAAACACCACTCTTTACGCATCTCCTCTAAAGAGTCATCAGTCCGAAGCTTCCCCAGACCTGCTACAAGACATGCCACATGCTAGAAAGTTGAAGCATAATGCCTACTGTGTTCCATATTCTGAGCACTCATGCTTCTCTGAGATTGCAGAATTCATCAAG TCATGTAGACCGATATCTCTCTGA
- the LOC121973573 gene encoding transcription factor bHLH123-like isoform X1, which yields MMSNGGRCSWWSSADATELGGEAKPHPQSYDESSGSASGSSITFQELTPHSFIDSSSISWTQALLNGTERPETFLSMLQDQELGSRTCTDKQDHALVSAMDQDFLFQQYGFSHGDESINRSSVNPSSYCSWPKPLLNQEVNNQLQFITGTSTDANSIFHPPSRASKTTGGRKMSSVTHDACSSSSTKKTGGDQKRPRMEMASSPSPAFKVRKEKLGDRVTALQQLVSPFGKVLSSPYFKDGLSRNQKQVPNLMQMINNPLREDYDAAKQLGLRRRGLCLVPITVLCPVTGETAGDFWHPTAALFGGSFR from the exons ATGATGAGCAATGGAGGCAGATGCAGCTGGTGGAGTTCTGCTGATGCAACAGAGTTGGGTGGTGAGGCTAAACCTCATCCCCAATCTTATGACGAGTCCTCAGGCTCAGCTTCCGGCAGCTCCATCACCTTCCAAGAACTCACCCCTCATTCTTTCATCGATTCCTCCTCCATCTCCTGGACTCAAGCCTTACT GAATGGGACTGAAAGGCCTGAGACTTTTCTCTCCATGTTGCAAGATCAAGAGCTCGGTTCGAGAACCTGCACCGACAAGCAAGATCATGCATTGGTTTCTGCCATGGATCAGGATTTTTTGTTTCAGCAGTACGGTTTCAGCCACGGTGATGAATCCATCAACCGCAGCAGTGTTAATCCAAGTTCGTATTGTTCATGGCCCAAACCTCTTCTAAACCAAGAGGTGAACAACCAGTTGCAGTTCATCACCGGCACCAGTACTGATGCCAATTCAATCTTCCATCCTCCTTCTCGAGCCTCCAAAACTACTGGTGGCAGAAAG ATGAGTTCAGTAACTCATGACGCatgctcttcttcctccaccAAGAAAACAGGAGGTGATCAGAAAAGGCCCCGGATGGAGATGGCTTCTTCCCCATCACCGGCCTTTAAG GTCAGGAAAGAGAAGCTAGGGGACAGAGTCACTGCCCTTCAGCAACTAGTTTCACCTTTCGGAAAG GTTCTAAGTAGTCCCTACTTCAAAGATGGGCTTTCAAGGAATCAAAAACAGGTGCCAAACCTAATGCAGATGATCAACAATCCGTTGAGGGAGGACTACGATGCCGCGAAGCAGTTAGGACTGAGAAGGCGAGGACTATGCCTGGTCCCGATAACCGTTTTGTGCCCAGTGACCGGGGAGACGGCCGGTGATTTCTGGCACCCTACTGCAGCTTTGTTTGGAGGAAGCTTCAGATAG
- the LOC121970645 gene encoding 5' exonuclease Apollo-like isoform X1: MEKGIVSIDRWNEGSQAYFLTHLHDDHTAGLSASWRRGPLFCSPITASLLPFRFRGFDVSLLRVIEVGATRALDLVSPTSGAPVRVLVTPIDAHHCPGALMYLFHGTFGWVLYTGDFRWELSSERSQLAKRMLLDVLQGNAIDVLYMDNTYCNPSFSFPPREVATKQVIDIIVTHPDHDIVIGIDNLGKEELLVNISKALNIKIRVWPERLRTMHLLGYKDVFTTNTSLTRVRAIPRYSFTFETIDGLNQLHPTIGIMPSGLPWLLDASKNTTLYASPLKSHQSEASPDLLQDMPHARKLKHNAYCVPYSEHSCFSEIAEFIKVLQPSNISGIVSSTYIYINPRYYFSHVDRYLSDKSCESSKSEVNQMGSSSGCQPSLKVRKEWKIKYVSPRPSVLVRRVSRLPRARRGAKIQESDSRSGS; this comes from the exons ATGGAGAAGGGTATCGTCTCAATCGACCGGTGGAACGAGGGGAGCCAGGCGTACTTCCTCACGCACCTCCACGATGACCACACCGCGGGCCTCTCCGCCTCCTGGCGCCGCGGCCCGCTCTTCTGCTCCCCCATCACGGCCAGCCTCCTCCCCTTCAGGTTTCGCGGGTTCGACGTTTCCTTGCTTAGGGTTATCGAAGTCGGCGCCACCCGAGCCCTCGACCTCGTCTCCCCCACCTCTGGAGCACCGGTGCGGGTTCTCGTCACTCCCATCGATGCCCACCACTGCCCCG GTGCTCTGATGTACTTGTTTCATGGAACATTTGGATGGGTGCTGTATACTGGAGATTTTAGGTGGGAACTTTCATCTGAAAGGTCACAATTGGCAAAGAGGATGCTTCTTGATGTTCTCCAAGGCAATGCAATTGATGTCCTTTATATGGATAACACCTACTGCAATCcatctttttcttttcctcctcgAGAAGTAGCTACTAAGCAA GTAATTGATATAATTGTTACGCATCCTGACCATGACATCGTCATTGGTATCGATAATCTTGGAAAAGAAGAGCTACTGGTCAATATATCCAAAGCTCTGAATATAAAG ATTCGTGTCTGGCCTGAACGTTTGCGAACCATGCACCTTCTTGGATACAAGGACGTATTCACAACAAACACTTCTCTCACAAGAGTACGAGCTATTCCTAGATATAGTTTTACCTTTGAAACAATTGATGGATTGAATCAGTTGCATCCCACCATTGGAATTATGCCTTCTGGTTTACCATGGTTGTTAGACGCCTCAAAAAACACCACTCTTTACGCATCTCCTCTAAAGAGTCATCAGTCCGAAGCTTCCCCAGACCTGCTACAAGACATGCCACATGCTAGAAAGTTGAAGCATAATGCCTACTGTGTTCCATATTCTGAGCACTCATGCTTCTCTGAGATTGCAGAATTCATCAAGGTATTGCAGCCATCCAATATTTCTGGGATTGTCTCTTCAACCTATATTTATATCAACCCTCGTTACTACTTCAGTCATGTAGACCGATATCTCTCTGACAAATCATGTGAGAGCTCTAAATCTGAAGTCAACCAAATGGGATCATCCAGTGGATGCCAACCTTCTTTGAAAGTGAGAAAAGAATGGAAGATCAAATATGTTAGTCCGAGGCCAAGTGTGCTTGTAAGACGAGTCTCTAGATTGCCAAGGGCAAGGCGTGGTGCAAAGATTCAGGAAAGTGACTCGCGTTCGGGTTCTTAA